One stretch of Croceibacterium atlanticum DNA includes these proteins:
- a CDS encoding cation:proton antiporter yields the protein MHSETISPIMSDALVILGAAGIVIPVFARFRITPVIGFILVGLLVGPFGLGRMVYDYEWLTWITISDPERLDPFAEFGIVLLLFSIGLELSFNRLWNMRKLVFGLGALELIITATLIGSFLSMLGQYWTGALGLGLALALSSTALVLPMAGTQSPVGRAALSMLLFEDIAIVPIIFMLGALAPYAQSDGVDNLIDTIWMGLVVVIGMMIVGRYALPRLFAQAARTKSPEVFLAASLLVVIGASLATGVVGLSPIVGALVAGLLIAETEYHAEVEGIMEPFKGLALGIFLITVGMGIDLATIWQNLGMITMAVVGVLVLKAVVTAVLLRLMGARRSTATETGILMASPSETTLIVLAAATDALLIQPGTAQFWQIVTAIGLTVTPLLAMLGRHLGRQVEPIAEIDDTGVDTDQPPVIIIGCGRVGRLVAQMLTAHGKPYVAIDSNTDLIEACKREGYNAVFGNAARVDALDKLGVERTPAVILTMDEPVLAQRITKKLRAAYPDLPIIARARDTIHAAELYRAGASTAVPETLESSLQLSEAVLVDLGVAVGPVIASIHAKRDEFRERIMEGGALEEKPKLRTSTADAA from the coding sequence ATGCATTCCGAAACGATATCTCCCATCATGTCGGACGCGCTGGTGATCCTCGGTGCCGCGGGCATCGTGATCCCCGTTTTTGCGCGTTTCCGCATCACGCCCGTCATCGGCTTCATCCTGGTCGGGCTGCTGGTCGGCCCGTTCGGGCTGGGCCGCATGGTCTATGACTATGAATGGCTGACCTGGATAACGATCAGCGATCCCGAACGGCTCGATCCCTTCGCTGAATTCGGTATTGTGCTGCTGTTGTTCTCCATCGGGCTGGAACTGTCGTTCAACAGGCTGTGGAACATGCGCAAGCTCGTCTTCGGATTGGGCGCGCTGGAACTGATCATCACAGCCACGCTGATCGGATCTTTCCTTTCCATGCTGGGGCAATACTGGACCGGCGCCCTCGGGCTTGGCCTGGCGCTGGCCCTGTCCTCCACCGCGCTGGTGCTGCCCATGGCGGGAACGCAATCGCCAGTCGGACGTGCGGCCCTGTCCATGCTGCTGTTCGAAGATATCGCCATCGTGCCGATCATCTTCATGCTGGGCGCACTGGCACCCTATGCGCAGAGCGACGGCGTGGATAATCTGATCGATACGATCTGGATGGGGCTGGTGGTCGTCATCGGGATGATGATCGTGGGACGCTATGCCCTGCCCCGATTATTTGCGCAGGCCGCCCGGACCAAGAGCCCGGAAGTATTCCTGGCCGCTTCCCTGCTGGTGGTAATCGGCGCCAGCCTCGCCACCGGCGTGGTCGGCCTGTCCCCCATCGTGGGAGCTCTGGTTGCCGGGCTGCTGATCGCGGAAACCGAATATCACGCCGAAGTTGAAGGGATCATGGAACCCTTCAAGGGGCTGGCGCTGGGCATCTTCCTGATTACCGTGGGCATGGGGATCGATCTCGCCACGATCTGGCAGAATCTCGGTATGATCACCATGGCCGTCGTCGGCGTGCTGGTGCTGAAAGCCGTCGTCACGGCCGTATTGCTGCGCCTGATGGGCGCACGGCGCAGCACCGCGACGGAAACGGGCATATTGATGGCCAGCCCTTCCGAAACCACGCTGATCGTGCTGGCCGCGGCCACCGATGCCCTGCTGATCCAGCCCGGCACCGCCCAGTTCTGGCAGATTGTCACCGCCATCGGCCTGACCGTAACGCCGCTGCTCGCCATGCTCGGCCGCCATCTCGGCCGCCAGGTGGAACCGATTGCCGAAATCGACGATACTGGCGTGGATACGGATCAGCCGCCCGTAATCATCATCGGCTGCGGCCGTGTCGGCCGGCTCGTCGCACAGATGCTGACCGCGCATGGCAAGCCCTATGTCGCGATCGATTCAAATACGGATTTGATCGAAGCCTGCAAACGCGAGGGCTATAACGCCGTATTCGGCAATGCCGCGCGGGTGGACGCGCTGGACAAGCTCGGCGTGGAACGCACGCCTGCCGTCATCCTGACCATGGACGAACCTGTTCTGGCCCAGCGTATCACCAAGAAATTGCGCGCCGCCTATCCCGATCTGCCCATTATCGCGCGTGCCCGCGACACGATCCATGCAGCGGAACTCTACAGGGCCGGGGCCAGCACGGCTGTTCCGGAAACACTGGAAAGCTCGCTGCAACTTTCCGAAGCGGTGCTGGTGGATCTGGGCGTGGCGGTTGGTCCCGTTATCGCATCGATCCACGCGAAGCGGGACGAATTCCGCGAGAGGATCATGGAAGGCGGAGCTTTGGAAGAGAAACCGAAGCTCCGCACCTCGACTGCCGACGCAGCCTGA